The genomic region GGCAAGACGCAAACCCAAGAACAGGGCCCAAGGGTCAGGATTATAGTACGCTAAGAAAGAGGCATATTAAAAACCTGCACAGGTCCAGTACAATATGTTATTGGCAGACCAAAATGAAGAGTAACGTGTCAGAGGATGATGGAATGATGAAAATGTGGAGGAAAAGAAATACTCCTGAGCCAATGCGCTAGCACGTGGTCTGTGAAACGGTGCCGTTGGCATGTAGGACTCCCAGTGGAACCAACTCCCTTGTGTTTTAGTGATGTGACAATGAGAAATCGTGCACCCTGCAGGAGCACAATGACCTGCTACACACTTTCAGAGCAGCTATGGCCTTTCTCAGGGCCAAGAAGCAGGATGTTCCTAATACGTCAGTCATCTAGCCTGTACTTCACTGAGCATGTAGTTTACTCACTCAAGTCTAAAGGCAAAAGGCCTCAAAATAAAGACAAATAGAAACTGTCTGCATTCTAAAGCTGGGATGATATCCAATGTCTGGTATTATCTTTGGGCTCAGATGTCAGGCATTCATCAATTAAAAAGAATGTTCAACCATGTACTAAAAGTGGTAATTATACTGAATGCTATTTTGCCCAGTTATTCGGGAGCATATAAACAATAGGGTCTGAAGACATTGGGACCATGTATGAAAAGGCTGAGGTTTTTACATGGTTATTACATGGCATCTAGTGTATATAAATACCTTCAAACTAAGACTGACGTTTTACATTCAACCTCATAGGCACTTTGTCACGGTTTCATTTCAAATCCAATGTGCTGGAGAGTAAAAAAGAGAAGTGAAGGGGTGGGGGTCACTGTCCTCCAATTACTAAAAGGATATGAAGAGCCATCCTAATGGTGTGCAAATTTGGAGTTTTTTTGCATTTggaatttattattatattattattattattgttgttgttttattaaACACTACTCAGGGAAGACAGGCCTGAAAACATGATATTCATCAAAGGTTTTCATAAACCACTGCAAATAAAACAATCCAAAAAAAGTGCTCCTGCATAAAGTTGAAGTGCTTAGGTATTAAATGTCATTAACAAAATGAAAATATGCTGAAATGAAGGTATGCTGAAAGGTGGTCTTTGATCTGTCAGCTCTGTGTATTTGTCCCAGTcaaatatatgtaaataaacAAATTTGAGGGAATACAGTTAAAacgtcatttcatatattactGTGCCCCTCGACGTAGAAAAATGTTCCTTCTCCAGATATGTTATTGATATTGGACAAAACCATGATATGGAAAGAATATGCTTCCAGTCAAATTTCAAATGGAGAATTTCAGTTCATTTTAGCTTTAGTTTTTGTAGAAGCTTTGTACCATTTCCAGTGTTTAAAAATCCATCTCATCAAAGAGCATAACAAATACTACAGTCTGTTCTTGTCAAAGAAGAAATCTGCATATGTATGTAACACTTTATGTTCTGGGAGGCCATTCAAACATGGCGACAGGAAATAAAATATCTAATACACTTTTTCAAGACATCCAATGGCTAGTGATGTTCCAGACTTAATAATAGCTTCACCCCAGCCTGTTTCCAATTCCAACAAGTTTCAAGGTCCTACAAAACAAGATCAGGAGCTGGGGCCATGAGTGGTGCGCTCGAAAACCCGAGTACAGTTGAAATGATTGGGCCGCATCCATCATCCATCATCCGTCATGTGAGATCCAACCAATCGGGTCGCTTGTGAGGCTTGCAGGTGTGAATATCGACGGTGTCTTCACAGTCCCGGCACTCAACTGCACAGCACCATCTGAACTTGCACTCGCACTTGGTGACGCGTTTGACGCGCGTGGTGTCGTAGCCTCGGCCGCAGCACATGACCTCACAGCCGTCCATACCTTTGGAAGATCTGTTGCACACCCGCCCTGCGGTTCCCAGAGAACCTGAAAGAGGAAATGCGAAAGGGGTCGAGCTAACGTCACGCTAATCCCAAACCAAACGACATCAGTGAACATGCGTCGTTATCAGTGCTGGATGGATAGACCATTCTGGGGCGGCTGGGAATGACGGATGTTGTTGTGTGAAGTGTGAGAGACACTGCTGTCTTTTGACAGAACATGCAAGACTTATCACATTTTCATCCAATGTGTGGAAGATTTATGAGTTATTTTCTTCCAATCAGTAACAAATAGAGTGACATAGGTAGGCTACACAAATGAGAACAATCCACCTCTTATCCAGTAACTCAaattttctttttcagttaAATCACCCAAAGATACACCCATAATAGGCCTTGTCTGTCATGTTTCCTCACCTGATGTTCTGTCCAGAAGGCAATAGTCTGGAGAGTTCTCCACATACACCAGATCATTTTTGGTCGTCCCTTTGAAGTTCCTGTCGGCAGCCATGAACCCTGTGCCATCCTGGTTCATCGTGACCTCCACCGCTGTGTTGTACTTCTTCCTCAAGTAGTCTCCCGTGCGTCGAAAGTCCGACATGGCCAGCCAGCACGTCCGTAGACTACAGGAACCGCTGACGCCATGACACTTGCATTCCAGCTTCATGAAGCGCTTCACTGCCTAAAGAAAATGATGGTCAGTCAATGACCAATACATAACTCCACACAACCACAGGGAAACACGCTTCGCTTTGGATCTGGACTGGATCACAAGAAGCCAACGCCTGTTTTTCCATTTGTTTTTGCCACAGCTCATTGAGCACTGCTCTCCTCCTGCACTATTTCTTTCCACGCCTTTGACTTAATATGAGGCCGAGCGGCTTTTCCATAACTACCATTACCAGGCAGGCCTCTCAGCAGACCTTCCACGGTGCCCCTCACCATTCTACCACAGCGGTTGTTGTGCAGGTTCATCAGTGCCCGGGCGTCTTTCACCATCCTCTCCCTGGCGTCCACGAAGTCTTTGGCGAACTTGATGCCGTA from Brachyhypopomus gauderio isolate BG-103 chromosome 8, BGAUD_0.2, whole genome shotgun sequence harbors:
- the wnt2ba gene encoding wingless-type MMTV integration site family, member 2Ba, with translation MRMRMKMHFHSNGSANPAPNATVQRIYVPVILLLLMFTPSVDSSWWYIGALGARVICDNIPGLVNKQRQLCQRHPDLMQAIGEGAKEWIRECQHQFRHHRWNCTAPERDHAVFGRVMLRSSREAAFVYAVSSAGVVYAITRACSQGELKICGCDSHKRGRASDDTGDFDWGGCSDNVNYGIKFAKDFVDARERMVKDARALMNLHNNRCGRMAVKRFMKLECKCHGVSGSCSLRTCWLAMSDFRRTGDYLRKKYNTAVEVTMNQDGTGFMAADRNFKGTTKNDLVYVENSPDYCLLDRTSGSLGTAGRVCNRSSKGMDGCEVMCCGRGYDTTRVKRVTKCECKFRWCCAVECRDCEDTVDIHTCKPHKRPDWLDLT